Within Aneurinibacillus sp. REN35, the genomic segment TTCCAACCTGTCAGCTTCGCAGCAAGACGCGCATTCTGACCGCGCTTTCCAATTGCTAATGACAGTTGGTAATCAGGCACAACGACGCATGTTACCTTTTCGCCTTCATATACGGTTACATGCACAACCTTTGAAGGGCTCAAAGCATTAGCGACATATTCAGCTGGCTCTTCGGACCATTTCATAATGTCGATTTTTTCACCGCGCAGCTCCTGTACGATCGTCTGTACACGCATTCCCTTCGGACCTACGCAGGCACCGACCGGGTCAACATTCGGATCAGCCGAATATACGGCAAGCTTGGAACGATCCCCTGCCTCACGCGCTACAGATTTAATCTCAACAACCCCATCAAAAATCTCCGGAACCTCAAGTTCAAAGAGACGTTTCAACAGTCCCGGATGTGTCCGAGAGACAAAAACTTGAGGTCCTTTTGTCGTCTTCTCTACCTTCGTGATATATGCTTTTACACGATCGCCCTGCTTAAATGTTTCGTTAGGCATTTTCTCATTTAGCGGCATCAATGCTTCGACTTTACCAAGATCAATATAATAGAACCGGCTGTCTTGACGCTGCACGATGCCGGTTACGATGTCTTGTTCACGGTCGATAAATTCGCTGTAAATAATGCCTCGCTCCGCTTCACGAATACGCTGGGTTACTACCTGTTTGGCCGTCTGTGCTGCAATCCGGCCAAAATCACGCGGCGTAACTTCCATATCAATAATGTCATCGACCAAATAGTTTGGATCAATTTCCTGCGCTTCATCTAAGGAGATTTGCGAGCGGGGGTCTGTTACTTCTTCTACGACGGTTTTGCGAGCAAATACACGCACATTGCCAAGTTCACGGTTAATATCAACACGTACATTTTGTGCAGAATTAAAGTTACGTTTATAGCCAGAGACAAGTGCCGCTTCGATTGCTTCGATTAGTACCTCCTTGCCAATCCCTTTTTCTCTCTCTATCTCATTTAATGCTTCAATAAACTCAGCATTCATTGTTATCCCTTATCCTCCTTTCAAATCCTAAAAAACAATCGCTAGGCGAGCACTAGACACTTTATCTCGCGGGATAAGCGCATTCGTTTTCGCTTCCTTAATCTCCAATTGACTTCCATCATAGGAAACGAGTTCGCCTTCAAATAAGCTGGCTCCGTTAATCGGCTCTAACGTAGTTACGTGTACGTGCTTCCCTACCGCACGTTCGAAATCGCGTTCTTTTTTCAATGGGCGTTCGGCACCGGGCGAAGATACTTCTAGAAAATATGCACCGGGAATCGGATCGACGTCATCGAGCTTCTTGCTCAACTTCTCACTGACACGCCCGCAGTCTTCGATGTCGACACCGTCCTCTTTATCGATATAGACACGAAGGAACCAGTTGCTGCCCTCTTTTTTGTATTCGATTTCGACAAGCTCCAAATTTTCCTCTTCTAGAATCGGTGTGACCAACTCTTCAGTCACGGCGATTACATGTTGACTCAAGAACATAAACCCCCTAGAACAAGCTCAGTAGAATGCAGAACATCTAGCCCGCTTCCCCGGCTAAAAGGAAAGAGTGGGTTTCCCCACTCTTTGCGTCATTACAATACGTATACTTAGTATTACCAAAAAGTATTATAGCATAATCATGAACCTCAGGCAACTCTCCCCAGCGGAGGAGCAGGATGAGCGCCTCCTAGAACAAGGAGAGTTGATTGGTCTCCGGCAAACTGGTTAAGCAGCCCTGTTGTTGAAGAAGTTCAATAACGGACCTAGAGCAGCGCGCACGCTGCTGTAAATCTTCAACTGAAAGGAATTCACCTGCTTCACGTGCCTTCACGATATTAAGGGCGGCATTCGTTCCGACTCCAGCCATCGAATTGAACGGAGGGATCAGGCTGTTGCCATCAATAATGAACTGCGTCGCATGAGAGCGGTAGAGATCAACGTTCTGAAATGTAAACCCACGCTCACACATCTCCAAGCACATCTCAAGAACGGTCAGCAGCGTCTTCTCTTTTGGCTGTGCATCATTACCTTTATCGACAATTTCCTTGATGCGCGCCCGGATGGCCGCAGAACCTTGTACAGCAAGCTCAACGTCGAAGTCATCTGCCCGTACCGTAAAGTATGTGGCATAAAAATAGATTGGATAATGAACCTTAAAATAAGCGATACGCACAGCCATCAATACATAGGCGGTAGCGTGCGCCTTCGGGAACATATACTTGATCTGCTTACATGACCAGATATACCAATCAGGCACGTTATTTTTCTTCATTTCCTCTTCCATTTCCGGTGTGAGGCCTTTTCCTTTACGTACCGATTCCATAATCTTAAACGCAAAGGACGGTTCAAGCCCCTTGTGCATGAGATATACCATAATATCGTCTCGGCAGCCGATTACATCCTTTAGCTCACATGTTCCATTACGTACAAGATCCTGGGCATTATTCAGCCATACATCCGTTCCGTGTGAGAGTCCTGAAATCTGCACCAGCTCAGCAAATGTCGACGGGCGCGTATCTTCGAGCATCTGCCGCACGAACTTCGTACCGAATTCCGGTACGCCGAGCGTTCCAACGTTGCTGTCAATCTGCTCCGGCGTGACGCCAAGCACGTCCGTTCCGCTGAAAATCTTCATTACTTCCGGGTCGCCGACCGGAATTTTTTTCGGATCAAGCCCTGTCAGATCCTGTAGCATCCGAATTACCGTCGGATCATCGTGACCGAGAATATCAAGCTTCAATAAATTGTCATGAATCGAATGGAAGTCATAATGAGTCGTGCGCCACTCTGCCTCTTTGTCATCTGCCGGATATTGAATCGGACAAAAATCATAGATTTCCATATAGTCCGGTACAACAATAATACCGCCTGGATGCTGGCCAGTCGTACGTTTTACGCCTGAACATCCGGTGGCAAGTCGGCTCATCTCGGCATTACGCCAGCTCTTGCCCTTTTCTTCCGCATACTTTCGCACAAATCCATATGCGGTTTTCTCAGCTACCGTACCAATTGTACCCGCACGATATACATACTCTTCACCGAACAATACTTTTGTATAATTGTGCGCATGAGGCTGATACTCCCCAGAAAAGTTCAAATCAATATCGGGAACCTTATCTCCCTTAAAGCCAAGGAACGTTTCAAACGGAATATCGTGTCCGTCTCCGGTCATCGGAACGTCGCAGCTCGGGCAATTCTTGGGCGGCAAATCAAAGCCTGACCCGTACTCACCCTTCATAAACCATTCGCTGTGCTTGCACTCCGGACAACGATAGTGCGGCGGAAGTGGATTTACCTCCGTAATCTCTGTCATTGTTGCGACGAACGAGGAACCGACAGAACCCCGACTTCCTACGAGATAGCCGTCATCGATCGATTTTTTCACCAGCTTATGTGAGATCAAATAAATAACCGCAAATCCATGGGTAATGATGCTGTTCAATTCTTTTTCAAGGCGTTTCTCCACGACCTCCGGCAGCTCATCACCGTACAATTCTTTCGCTTTGTTATAGCTCATCGAGCGGATTTCTTCATCGGCACCTTCAATTTTTGGCGTATACAAGTCTTTCGGAATGATTTCTAGCTCTTCGAACCGGTCGGCAAGCAAGTTCGGGTTCACTACCACAACTTCTTTTGCCTTCTCTTCTCCTAGATACTTAAACTCTTCTAGCATTTCATCCGTTGTACGGAAATGCGCATCCGGCTTATATTGATCCTTAAGCGGACTAAAGCCCGTAATCCCGTGAATAAGAATGGTCCGATAATCTTTCTCCAACGGGTGGACATAGTGTACATTTCCGGTGGCGATAACTGGAATGTTAAGCTTTTCCCCAAGTTCGACGATCTTACGGTTCGTCTCCATGAGGGTTGCCTCATTCGCAACGAGCTGTTTTTCAATCAAATGGCGGTTGATTTCGATCGGCTGAATTTCCAGCACATCATAGAAACGAGCTACTTCTTCCGCCTCTTCTGGACTTTTGTTCAATATGGTCTCAAAGAATTCACCTTTCTCGCAGCCCGATGAGATGAGAAGTCCTTCCCGGTACTTCTGGATTTGAGCCTTCGGAATGCGCGGTGTCTTGTACAAATACTCCGTATGAGAGAGTGAGATGATTTTGTATAAATTCTTCTTGCCTATATCGTTCAATGCATAGATGTTACAGTGGAACGGACGTGAATTCTGCAAGTCCAATCCAACATGATTGTTTAAATCATTCAAATTCACAATCTCGCGCTCCAACACTTCCTTCAACATGAAAAAGAAGACATAGCCGGTCGCTTCCGAGTCATCAACAGCCCGGTGATGATTCTCAAGGCTTACATTAAACTTGCTTGCCAGCGTATTTAAGCGGTGATTACGCATTCCCGGGTAGAGGAAGCGGGCAAGTTCAAGTGTATCAAGAAACGGATTCGCCACTGGCTCACGCCCAGTCTGCTTGCAGCTTGCATGCAAAAAGCCCATATCGAATTTTGCGTTATGTGCCACCAATACCGCATCGCCGATAAAGTCGATGAACTCGCCTATAACCTGATCAAGTTCAGGCGCATTTTTGACCATATCATCCGTAATGCTCGTTAACTGTTGAATATTGAGCGGGATTGGTACATGGGGATTCACAAAGGACTCATACCGTCCAATGATCTCTCCATTCTTCATCTTCACTCCGGCCAGCTCGATAATCGTATTATTAACAACAGACAAGCCCGTTGTCTCTACGTCAAAGACAACATATGTATCATCTGCCAACATACGATCCTGCGGCTGATGAACAATGACGGCTGAATCGGATACGACGTTAGCTTCCATGCCGTATAAAATTTTGACTCCATGCTTTTTTCCAGCCGAGAATGCTTCGGGGAAAGCCTGTGCTCCTGCATGATCGGTGATAGCAATGGCCTTATGACCCCATGCCGCCGCCTGCTTAATCAAGCGCTCGGCCGAAGCGATTCCATCCATTGCACTCATGTTTGTATGACAGTGAAATTCAACGCGCTTCTCCTCAGCATTGTCCGTACGAGAAGAGGACGGCTTAATCTCTATTAAATCTTTTGCCATCATCACAAGTTCACGGGCAAACGTATCTTCTTGAATCGTTCCGCGCACGCGCAGCCAAATACCGTTTTTGATTGCTGCAAGCTTCGGTACATCATCTTTATCACGGGCGAATATTTTTACCTGAAGAGAATCGGTATAATCCGTAATATTGAAGGTACAAAGCGTACGACCGCTGCGAAGTTCACGCAATTCCGCACCAAAGACCAATCCTTCGATGCATGTACGACCCATCTCTTCTTGAATATCGCAGATTGAGATCGCCTCGTCTTTAATATCATAGCCCATCTGTAGTACTTCACCCAGAACGGCTTCCTTGCTGGCTTCGGCTTTCTCCTTCTCTTTCTGTTTCTCCAATAACGCTTCCATCGCACGACTGCGATCTTCTTCTTCCCGCTGCTCAACGAACTGCTGATATGTCTCTTCTTGATTTTGTGCAACATGGTACGTAACAGGCAGCGATACTCCGCATAAGCGTTTCATCGTACGGCCAATCCATTCATCCACCTGACGCTGCTTCATTTTATCAATGGCAAACGTATCAAGTACGCCAAGCTTCAGCTTGTTATCCGCTACTTCACAGGTCGCGTTCTTTAAATACGCGGCGGTGGAATTGATGTGCGGGGTCACCCTTTCTATTACAAGCGGCCAATATTCTTTAACAAAGCCAGGCATTGGCACGGGCGTGATGTATCTCATGTCACAATCCACGGCGGCAATGTTTTGAAATGCTTGAACAAGCTTGACATGAAATGCCTGGTACACATTAAGCGGAAGCAACTCGGGAAGCTGCAGCATAAAGTGCCAGCGCTTCTCCTGGCGATATACTTCCACTTTCTCAATGCGGCCGCCAGAGAAATATTTTTCAACAAATTCAGGTGGAATAGCCAATTGCTGAAGCAGGAGGCCGAAGCGTTCCTCTTTTACCTTGTCGTTCTCCATAAAAAAAAGCACCTTCCTCCTGGAAATAATAAACCATACAAAAAAACACAAGAGAGGTGGGAAGCTGCAAGATGATATAAGCAAGGAGTTCAATGTCCAACTCTTGCTTTTCACCCTTCCCTTCCCACCTCGTTATTAGCTTGGCATATTCAGTTTATCAAACGATCTATCATTGTGACAGATTGACTTTTTGATTTTTATTCTTTATTGAAGAGAGGCTGCTAACTCTTTTACATAGGCAAGCAGCTCATCTACATGAATGTCTTTGCTCTCACCTGTTTTGCGAACCTTGCATTCAACAAGACCCTCTGCGGCTTTGCCTCCAACAGTGATGCGGATCGGCAGGCCAATCAGGTCAGCATCCTTGAACTTAACACCTGCACGCTCTGGACGGTCATCAAGCAGTACTTCATAGCCTTCATGCAGCAGCTTTTCATAGAGCGATTCAGCCAATTGCCTCTGCTCTTCGTTCTTCACGTTTACCGGAATGACATGAATGTGGTATGGAGCCAGTGACCACGGCCAGATAATTCCGTTTTCATCATTGTTCTGCTCTACGCAAGCAGCGACTGCACGGGAAATACCAATGCCGTAGCAGCCCATAATCATCGGCTGCTCTTTTCCATTCACATCAAGGAACTTCGCGCCCATCTTTTCACTGTAGCGGGTCCCCAGCTTGAATACATGTCCGACTTCAATCCCGCGCGCAAATGTGATAGAACTGCCGCAGCGCGGGCATTCATCGCCTTCGACTACGTTGCGCAAGTCCGCATATGCCTTTACTTGGAAATCGCGGCCTGGTACAACATTTTTATAGTGGAAGTCTTTTTCATTGGCGCCAGCTACGGTGTGCACCATATGCTCTACCACAGCGTCCGCATATACCTCAATGTCTGTAGGAAGGTTGAATGGTCCAACAAAGCCAAGCGGAATGCCAAGCGCGCTCAACTCTTCTTCAGTTGCCATCGTTAGTACATTGGCGTCCACGATATTTTTTAACTTAATATCATTCAGTTCATGATCACCGCGTACAAGCGCAACAACAAAACGTTCATCCGCTTTAAATACAAGCGCCTTAATGAATTGGCGTGCTTCCATATTAAAGTGATTCATTAACTGCTCAATGGTCTTCACATCAGGCGTTTCTACTTTTTCAAGTTCATGCTGTGCTGCTTCATGCTCACCGGCAGACTTGTACACAACTTCCGCCTTCTCAAGGTTGGCCGCATAATCACAAGATGTGCAGTATGCAATCGTATCCTCACCGATATCAGATAGCGCCATGAATTCATGTGTACCTTTCCCGCCGATTGCACCCGCATCCGCTTCCACCGCTCGGAATGTGAGTCCTGCACGTGTAAAGATACGCATATAGGCATCATACATGCTGCTGTAGCTTGCATCGAGGCCTTCGCGCGTCGTATCAAAGCTGTAGGCGTCTTTCATAATGAACTCGCGAGAACGAATGACCCCGAAGCGTGGACGTACTTCATCGCGGTATTTGGTCTGAATCTGATATAGATTGATCGGCAGCTTTTTATATGTGTTCAGGTTATCGCGCACCAGACCTGTTACTACTTCTTCATGTGTTGGTCCTAATACGAAATCACGGTTGTGACGATCTTTTAGACGCATCAATTCAGGCCCATATGCATCCCATCGTCCAGTCTCCTGCCAGATTTCAGCCGGCTGAATCGCGGGCATGGCAATCTCCTGCGCTCCGGCACGATCCATCTCTTCCCGCACAATCTGCTGTACTTTCCGCAGTGTACGATGTCCGAGCGGTAAATATGTATAAACACCAGACACTAATTGACGCATGAGTCCTGCCCGAACCATTAGCTTATGGCTTACAATCTCCGCTTCTGCCGGAACCTCCCTAAGCGTCGGCAGAAATAATTTAGATTGTTTCACGACACTCTACCTCCTAAAATGTGAACATAAAAAAGAAAAGAGGAAGAGGATGAGCGGCATCACACTACGATTACCGACATGCATCCCCATTCCTTTTCTTTTATAAAAAGTATGGCCGCACTTCGACTCTCGCTTCTCGCTCGTTGCCTCTTCCTCTTGTATCCAACCATATTGATGTTAAAACCTGCTACCTCTCAGCATATATGGTTATACGTGAAAAAACCAGCAGTTTATTCTAAAAGAATCGTTGAATGTCATTCCATGTGACTACCAAAATCAGCACCATCAAG encodes:
- the nusA gene encoding transcription termination factor NusA, producing the protein MNAEFIEALNEIEREKGIGKEVLIEAIEAALVSGYKRNFNSAQNVRVDINRELGNVRVFARKTVVEEVTDPRSQISLDEAQEIDPNYLVDDIIDMEVTPRDFGRIAAQTAKQVVTQRIREAERGIIYSEFIDREQDIVTGIVQRQDSRFYYIDLGKVEALMPLNEKMPNETFKQGDRVKAYITKVEKTTKGPQVFVSRTHPGLLKRLFELEVPEIFDGVVEIKSVAREAGDRSKLAVYSADPNVDPVGACVGPKGMRVQTIVQELRGEKIDIMKWSEEPAEYVANALSPSKVVHVTVYEGEKVTCVVVPDYQLSLAIGKRGQNARLAAKLTGWKIDIKSETQAAEEGFEYSEPISIIPAGAAKGEGMQDEAEGSVLADAAEERE
- the rimP gene encoding ribosome maturation factor RimP, which translates into the protein MFLSQHVIAVTEELVTPILEEENLELVEIEYKKEGSNWFLRVYIDKEDGVDIEDCGRVSEKLSKKLDDVDPIPGAYFLEVSSPGAERPLKKERDFERAVGKHVHVTTLEPINGASLFEGELVSYDGSQLEIKEAKTNALIPRDKVSSARLAIVF
- a CDS encoding PolC-type DNA polymerase III, whose protein sequence is MENDKVKEERFGLLLQQLAIPPEFVEKYFSGGRIEKVEVYRQEKRWHFMLQLPELLPLNVYQAFHVKLVQAFQNIAAVDCDMRYITPVPMPGFVKEYWPLVIERVTPHINSTAAYLKNATCEVADNKLKLGVLDTFAIDKMKQRQVDEWIGRTMKRLCGVSLPVTYHVAQNQEETYQQFVEQREEEDRSRAMEALLEKQKEKEKAEASKEAVLGEVLQMGYDIKDEAISICDIQEEMGRTCIEGLVFGAELRELRSGRTLCTFNITDYTDSLQVKIFARDKDDVPKLAAIKNGIWLRVRGTIQEDTFARELVMMAKDLIEIKPSSSRTDNAEEKRVEFHCHTNMSAMDGIASAERLIKQAAAWGHKAIAITDHAGAQAFPEAFSAGKKHGVKILYGMEANVVSDSAVIVHQPQDRMLADDTYVVFDVETTGLSVVNNTIIELAGVKMKNGEIIGRYESFVNPHVPIPLNIQQLTSITDDMVKNAPELDQVIGEFIDFIGDAVLVAHNAKFDMGFLHASCKQTGREPVANPFLDTLELARFLYPGMRNHRLNTLASKFNVSLENHHRAVDDSEATGYVFFFMLKEVLEREIVNLNDLNNHVGLDLQNSRPFHCNIYALNDIGKKNLYKIISLSHTEYLYKTPRIPKAQIQKYREGLLISSGCEKGEFFETILNKSPEEAEEVARFYDVLEIQPIEINRHLIEKQLVANEATLMETNRKIVELGEKLNIPVIATGNVHYVHPLEKDYRTILIHGITGFSPLKDQYKPDAHFRTTDEMLEEFKYLGEEKAKEVVVVNPNLLADRFEELEIIPKDLYTPKIEGADEEIRSMSYNKAKELYGDELPEVVEKRLEKELNSIITHGFAVIYLISHKLVKKSIDDGYLVGSRGSVGSSFVATMTEITEVNPLPPHYRCPECKHSEWFMKGEYGSGFDLPPKNCPSCDVPMTGDGHDIPFETFLGFKGDKVPDIDLNFSGEYQPHAHNYTKVLFGEEYVYRAGTIGTVAEKTAYGFVRKYAEEKGKSWRNAEMSRLATGCSGVKRTTGQHPGGIIVVPDYMEIYDFCPIQYPADDKEAEWRTTHYDFHSIHDNLLKLDILGHDDPTVIRMLQDLTGLDPKKIPVGDPEVMKIFSGTDVLGVTPEQIDSNVGTLGVPEFGTKFVRQMLEDTRPSTFAELVQISGLSHGTDVWLNNAQDLVRNGTCELKDVIGCRDDIMVYLMHKGLEPSFAFKIMESVRKGKGLTPEMEEEMKKNNVPDWYIWSCKQIKYMFPKAHATAYVLMAVRIAYFKVHYPIYFYATYFTVRADDFDVELAVQGSAAIRARIKEIVDKGNDAQPKEKTLLTVLEMCLEMCERGFTFQNVDLYRSHATQFIIDGNSLIPPFNSMAGVGTNAALNIVKAREAGEFLSVEDLQQRARCSRSVIELLQQQGCLTSLPETNQLSLF
- a CDS encoding proline--tRNA ligase encodes the protein MKQSKLFLPTLREVPAEAEIVSHKLMVRAGLMRQLVSGVYTYLPLGHRTLRKVQQIVREEMDRAGAQEIAMPAIQPAEIWQETGRWDAYGPELMRLKDRHNRDFVLGPTHEEVVTGLVRDNLNTYKKLPINLYQIQTKYRDEVRPRFGVIRSREFIMKDAYSFDTTREGLDASYSSMYDAYMRIFTRAGLTFRAVEADAGAIGGKGTHEFMALSDIGEDTIAYCTSCDYAANLEKAEVVYKSAGEHEAAQHELEKVETPDVKTIEQLMNHFNMEARQFIKALVFKADERFVVALVRGDHELNDIKLKNIVDANVLTMATEEELSALGIPLGFVGPFNLPTDIEVYADAVVEHMVHTVAGANEKDFHYKNVVPGRDFQVKAYADLRNVVEGDECPRCGSSITFARGIEVGHVFKLGTRYSEKMGAKFLDVNGKEQPMIMGCYGIGISRAVAACVEQNNDENGIIWPWSLAPYHIHVIPVNVKNEEQRQLAESLYEKLLHEGYEVLLDDRPERAGVKFKDADLIGLPIRITVGGKAAEGLVECKVRKTGESKDIHVDELLAYVKELAASLQ